The following coding sequences are from one Loxodonta africana isolate mLoxAfr1 chromosome 18, mLoxAfr1.hap2, whole genome shotgun sequence window:
- the LRRC46 gene encoding leucine-rich repeat-containing protein 46 isoform X1, giving the protein MPGAKLAPTPKEGGICITEALITKRNLTFPEDDDLSEKMFHTLAELQTVRLDREGITFIRNLESLQNIHSLYLQSNKIQQIENLACIPSLRFLSLAGNRIKQVENLLNLPHLQFLDLSENLIETLKLGRNTFALAQRISPTWGPPSSLPPDSCAYITCSPTPEHFILQVLPGAVQRGILVWKMGLRFSLPLSLVCADEFPQSLLILNLTGNSCTKQNGYRERVIGALPLLLDLDRQPVQERWASDEETASGDDDEEFPELSGPFYSERGFLKDLEQEITRHKEHRQQAALTEHLLRMETQPALTDLPLLPEEPMIGDSNPPVPPGQEKTPTEPTSSPQTYSATKIPCPLVSLGQQDTAQAQEGARTVTAPKAPLTGVPSTTKTMTKKIKN; this is encoded by the exons ATGCCTGGAG CTAAGCTTGCCCCGACTCCAAAGGAAGGGGGCATCTGCATCACTGAAGCCCTTATCACTAAGCGAAACTTGACATTTCCTGAGGACGACGATCTGTCTGAGAAGAT GTTTCACACCCTTGCTGAGCTGCAGACTGTCCGCCTGGATCGGGAGGGAATTACCTTTATCAGGAATTTGGAGAGCCTCCAGAATATTCACAGCCTCTATCTGCAATCG AATAAGATCCAGCAAATTGAGAACCTGGCCTGCATCCCCTCCTTGCG CTTCCTGTCTCTGGCAGGAAACCGCATCAAGCAGGTGGAAAACCTCCTGAACCTCCCACACCTCCAGTTTTTGGACCTTTCTGAGAACCTGATAGAAACGCTGAAGCTGGGTAGGAACACCTTTGCCTTGGCTCAGAGAATAAGTCCCACATGGGGccctccctcctctctgcccCCAGACTCCTGTGCATACATTACCTGTAGCCCTACACCCGAACACTTCATTCTCCAGGTGCTCCCAGGGGCTGTGCAAAGAGGAATTTTGGTTTGGAAGATGGGTCTGAGATTCTCATTGCCCCTCTCTTTGGTGTGTGCAGATGAGTTCCCCCAGAGCCTTCTCATCCTCAACCTGACTGGAAACAGTTGCACCAAGCAGAATGGCTACAG GGAGCGAGTGATAGGAGCCCTGCCACTACTCCTGGACCTGGACAGGCAGCCTGTGCAGGAGCGCTGGGCCTCAGATGAGGAGACAGCTTCGGGTGATGACGATGAGGAGTTTCCAGAGCTGAGTGGCCCGTTCTACTCAGAGCGAG GCTTCCTCAAGGACCTGGAGCAGGAGATAACCAGGCACAAGGAGCACAGGCAGCAGGCAGCCCTGACAGAGCACCTCCTGAGGATGGAGACCCAGCCGGCACTTACAGACCTCCCCCTGCTGCCTGAGGAGCCCATGATCGGGGACAGCAACCCTCCTGTCCCTCCTGGGCAAGAGAAGACACCCACTGAGCCTACCTCCTCACCACAGACATACTCTGCCACCAAGATCCCTTGCCCTCTGGTCTCCCTTGGCCAGCAAGACACTGCCCAGGCACAGGAAGGAGCCAGGACAGTCACAGCCCCCAAGGCCCCCCTGACTGGGGTCCCCAGCACAACCAAAACTATGACCAAGAAAATCAAGAATTAA
- the SCRN2 gene encoding secernin-2 isoform X4, with protein sequence MGRTRPEAVEVAAGTELGFLEGERMASLTPDTPCSCDCFVSVPPASAIPAVIFAKNSDRPRDEVQEVVFVPAAMHSPGSRLQCTYIEVEQVSKTHAVILSRPSWLWGAEMGANEHGVCIGNEAVWTKEPVGEGEALLGMDLLRLALERGSSAQEALHVITGLLERYGQGGSCREDPTPFCYHNTFLLADRTEAWVLETAGRLWAAQRIREGARNISNQLSIGTDISAEHPELRAHAQTQGWWDGQGTFDFAQVFSLTQQPVRMEAAKARFRIGRELLGQEQGTRRVASVWILEASALQPAWCPFCPGTPHSPASTSSQPRQTPPGQCLNHSSLEWGEPRPPKCCPQLLEHRTLLGPCPDSRLRWIAGTSFTGDTR encoded by the exons ATGGGTCGGACCAGACCCGAAGCGGTGGAGGTGGCGGCTGGGACAGAGCTGGGGTtcctggagggagagagg ATGGCATCATTGACCCCTGACACCCCATGTTCCTGCGACTGCTTTGTCTCGGTGCCCCCGGCCTCTGCCATCCCAGCCGTGATCTTTGCCAAGAACTCCGACCGACCCCGGGATGAGGTACAGGAGGTGGTGTTTGTACCTGCGGCCATGCACAGCCCTGGGAGCCGGCTCCAG TGCACCTACATTGAGGTGGAGCAGGTATCGAAGACGCATGCTGTGATCCTGAGCCGCCCTTCTTGGCTGTGGGGGGCCGAGATGGGTGCGAATGAGCATGGTGTCTGCATTGGCAACGAGGCCGTGTGGACCAAGGAGCCAGTTGGGGAGGGGGAGGCCCTGCTGGGCATGGACTTACTCAG ACTGGCTTTAGAACGGGGCAGCTCAGCCCAGGAAGCCTTGCATGTGATCACAGGCTTGCTGGAGCGCTATGGGCAGGGGGGCAGCTGCCGGGAGGACCCCACGCCATTCTGCTACCACAACACCTTCCTGCTGGCTGACCGGACTGAGGCGTGGGTGCTGGAGACAGCTGGGCGGCTGTGGGCTGCCCAGAGGATCCGGG AGGGGGCCCGGAACATCTCCAACCAGTTGAGCATTGGCACAGACATCTCAGCTGAGCACCCTGAGCTACGGGCCCATGCTCAGACCCAGGGCTGGTGGGATGGGCAGGGGACTTTTGACTTCGCCCAGGTCTTCTCCCTAACCCAGCAGCCTGTGCGCATGGAGGCTGCCAAGGCCCGCTTCCGGATCGGGCGGGAGCTGCTGGGGCAAGAGCAAG GAACAAGGAGAGTGGCATCTGTATGGATTCTGGAGGCTTCCGCACTACAGCCAGCATGGTGTCCATTCTGCCCCGGGACCCCACACAGCCCTGCGTCCACTTCTTCACAGCCACGCCAGACCCCTCCAG GTCAGTGTTTAAACCATTCATCTTTGGAGTGGGGGGAGCCCAGGCCCCCCAAGTGCTGTCCCCAACTTTTGGAGCACAGGACCCTGCTCGGACCCTGCCCCGATTCCAGACTCAGGTGGATCGCCGGCACATCCTTTACCGGGGACACCAGATAG
- the SCRN2 gene encoding secernin-2 isoform X5: protein MGRTRPEAVEVAAGTELGFLEGERMASLTPDTPCSCDCFVSVPPASAIPAVIFAKNSDRPRDEVQEVVFVPAAMHSPGSRLQCTYIEVEQVSKTHAVILSRPSWLWGAEMGANEHGVCIGNEAVWTKEPVGEGEALLGMDLLRLALERGSSAQEALHVITGLLERYGQGGSCREDPTPFCYHNTFLLADRTEAWVLETAGRLWAAQRIREGARNISNQLSIGTDISAEHPELRAHAQTQGWWDGQGTFDFAQVFSLTQQPVRMEAAKARFRIGRELLGQEQGGITAEVMMGILRNKESGICMDSGGFRTTASMVSILPRDPTQPCVHFFTATPDPSRTLLGPCPDSRLRWIAGTSFTGDTR from the exons ATGGGTCGGACCAGACCCGAAGCGGTGGAGGTGGCGGCTGGGACAGAGCTGGGGTtcctggagggagagagg ATGGCATCATTGACCCCTGACACCCCATGTTCCTGCGACTGCTTTGTCTCGGTGCCCCCGGCCTCTGCCATCCCAGCCGTGATCTTTGCCAAGAACTCCGACCGACCCCGGGATGAGGTACAGGAGGTGGTGTTTGTACCTGCGGCCATGCACAGCCCTGGGAGCCGGCTCCAG TGCACCTACATTGAGGTGGAGCAGGTATCGAAGACGCATGCTGTGATCCTGAGCCGCCCTTCTTGGCTGTGGGGGGCCGAGATGGGTGCGAATGAGCATGGTGTCTGCATTGGCAACGAGGCCGTGTGGACCAAGGAGCCAGTTGGGGAGGGGGAGGCCCTGCTGGGCATGGACTTACTCAG ACTGGCTTTAGAACGGGGCAGCTCAGCCCAGGAAGCCTTGCATGTGATCACAGGCTTGCTGGAGCGCTATGGGCAGGGGGGCAGCTGCCGGGAGGACCCCACGCCATTCTGCTACCACAACACCTTCCTGCTGGCTGACCGGACTGAGGCGTGGGTGCTGGAGACAGCTGGGCGGCTGTGGGCTGCCCAGAGGATCCGGG AGGGGGCCCGGAACATCTCCAACCAGTTGAGCATTGGCACAGACATCTCAGCTGAGCACCCTGAGCTACGGGCCCATGCTCAGACCCAGGGCTGGTGGGATGGGCAGGGGACTTTTGACTTCGCCCAGGTCTTCTCCCTAACCCAGCAGCCTGTGCGCATGGAGGCTGCCAAGGCCCGCTTCCGGATCGGGCGGGAGCTGCTGGGGCAAGAGCAAG GGGGCATCACAGCAGAGGTGATGATGGGCATCCTTAGGAACAAGGAGAGTGGCATCTGTATGGATTCTGGAGGCTTCCGCACTACAGCCAGCATGGTGTCCATTCTGCCCCGGGACCCCACACAGCCCTGCGTCCACTTCTTCACAGCCACGCCAGACCCCTCCAG GACCCTGCTCGGACCCTGCCCCGATTCCAGACTCAGGTGGATCGCCGGCACATCCTTTACCGGGGACACCAGATAG
- the SP6 gene encoding transcription factor Sp6 — translation MLTAVCGSLGSQHTDAPHASPPRLDLQPLQTYQGHTSPEAGDYPSPLQPGELQSLPLGPEVDFSQGYELPGASSRVTCEDLESDSPLAPGPFSKLLQPDMSHHYDSWFRPTHPATEDGSWWDLHPGTSWMDLPHTQGALTSPGHPGPLQSGLGGYVGDHQLCAPPPHPHPHHLLPAAGGQHLLGPPDGAKALEAAAPESQGLDSSLDGAARPKGSRRSVPRSSGQTVCRCPNCLEAERLGAPCGPDGGKKKHLHNCHIPGCGKAYAKTSHLKAHLRWHSGDRPFVCNWLFCGKRFTRSDELQRHLQTHTGTKKFPCAVCSRVFMRSDHLAKHMKTHEGAKEEAAGAATGEGKAGGAAEPPGVKGKREAEGGPAPSN, via the coding sequence ATGCTAACCGCTGTCTGCGGCTCTCTGGGCAGCCAGCACACTGACGCGCCTCACGCCTCCCCACCGCGCCTGgacctgcagcctctccaaacATACCAGGGACACACAAGCCCGGAGGCTGGGGACTACCCCTCCCCGCTGCAGCCTGGAGAGCTGCAGAGCCTCCCGCTGGGCCCGGAGGTGGACTTCTCACAGGGCTATGAGCTGCCAGGGGCCTCCTCGCGGGTAACCTGCGAGGACCTGGAAAGTGACAGTCCTTTGGCTCCAGGACCTTTTTCCAAGCTCCTGCAGCCGGACATGTCCCACCATTATGACTCATGGTTCCGGCCCACCCACCCGGCCACGGAGGATGGCTCGTGGTGGGACCTTCATCCCGGGACCAGCTGGATGGACCTCCCCCACACTCAGGGCGCCTTGACCTCCCCTGGCCACCCGGGGCCGCTTCAGTCCGGTTTGGGGGGCTATGTTGGAGACCACCAGCTTTGTGCGCCGCCGCCCCACCCGCATCCGCACCACCTCCTGCCAGCTGCTGGAGGGCAGCACCTTCTGGGGCCGCCTGATGGGGCGAAGGCCTTGGAAGCAGCCGCCCCAGAGTCCCAGGGACTGGATTCCAGTCTCGACGGGGCGGCCCGGCCCAAGGGCTCCCGGCGATCAGTGCCTCGCAGCTCAGGCCAAACCGTGTGCCGCTGCCCCAACTGTCTGGAGGCTGAGCGACTGGGGGCTCCATGCGGTCCAGATGGGGGCAAGAAGAAGCACTTACACAATTGCCACATCCCGGGCTGCGGCAAGGCCTATGCCAAGACGTCACACCTGAAGGCGCACCTGCGCTGGCACAGCGGAGACCGTCCCTTCGTGTGCAACTGGCTTTTCTGCGGCAAGCGCTTCACGCGCTCCGATGAGCTACAGCGCCACCTCCAGACCCATACCGGCACCAAAAAGTTCCCCTGTGCAGTCTGCAGTCGTGTCTTCATGCGCAGCGACCACCTGGCCAAACACATGAAAACCCACGAGGGCGCCAAGGAGGAGGCTGCCGGGGCGGCCACAGGCGAGGGCAAGGCTGGTGGAGCAGCGGAGCCCCCCGGGGTCAAAGGCAAGCGAGAGGCTGAGGGTGGCCCGGCACCATCCAACTGA
- the SCRN2 gene encoding secernin-2 isoform X3 — protein sequence MGRTRPEAVEVAAGTELGFLEGERMASLTPDTPCSCDCFVSVPPASAIPAVIFAKNSDRPRDEVQEVVFVPAAMHSPGSRLQCTYIEVEQVSKTHAVILSRPSWLWGAEMGANEHGVCIGNEAVWTKEPVGEGEALLGMDLLRLALERGSSAQEALHVITGLLERYGQGGSCREDPTPFCYHNTFLLADRTEAWVLETAGRLWAAQRIREGARNISNQLSIGTDISAEHPELRAHAQTQGWWDGQGTFDFAQVFSLTQQPVRMEAAKARFRIGRELLGQEQGTRRVASVWILEASALQPAWCPFCPGTPHSPASTSSQPRQTPPGEGGDGWERVLLRRLRDMMCLHPYIRVPLGPCSDPAPIPDSGGSPAHPLPGTPDSPGADGE from the exons ATGGGTCGGACCAGACCCGAAGCGGTGGAGGTGGCGGCTGGGACAGAGCTGGGGTtcctggagggagagagg ATGGCATCATTGACCCCTGACACCCCATGTTCCTGCGACTGCTTTGTCTCGGTGCCCCCGGCCTCTGCCATCCCAGCCGTGATCTTTGCCAAGAACTCCGACCGACCCCGGGATGAGGTACAGGAGGTGGTGTTTGTACCTGCGGCCATGCACAGCCCTGGGAGCCGGCTCCAG TGCACCTACATTGAGGTGGAGCAGGTATCGAAGACGCATGCTGTGATCCTGAGCCGCCCTTCTTGGCTGTGGGGGGCCGAGATGGGTGCGAATGAGCATGGTGTCTGCATTGGCAACGAGGCCGTGTGGACCAAGGAGCCAGTTGGGGAGGGGGAGGCCCTGCTGGGCATGGACTTACTCAG ACTGGCTTTAGAACGGGGCAGCTCAGCCCAGGAAGCCTTGCATGTGATCACAGGCTTGCTGGAGCGCTATGGGCAGGGGGGCAGCTGCCGGGAGGACCCCACGCCATTCTGCTACCACAACACCTTCCTGCTGGCTGACCGGACTGAGGCGTGGGTGCTGGAGACAGCTGGGCGGCTGTGGGCTGCCCAGAGGATCCGGG AGGGGGCCCGGAACATCTCCAACCAGTTGAGCATTGGCACAGACATCTCAGCTGAGCACCCTGAGCTACGGGCCCATGCTCAGACCCAGGGCTGGTGGGATGGGCAGGGGACTTTTGACTTCGCCCAGGTCTTCTCCCTAACCCAGCAGCCTGTGCGCATGGAGGCTGCCAAGGCCCGCTTCCGGATCGGGCGGGAGCTGCTGGGGCAAGAGCAAG GAACAAGGAGAGTGGCATCTGTATGGATTCTGGAGGCTTCCGCACTACAGCCAGCATGGTGTCCATTCTGCCCCGGGACCCCACACAGCCCTGCGTCCACTTCTTCACAGCCACGCCAGACCCCTCCAGGTGAGGGTGGTGATGGCTGGGAGCGTGTACTGCTCAGGAGACTAAGGGATATGATGTGCCTCCATCCTTATATCCGCGTCCCATTAG GACCCTGCTCGGACCCTGCCCCGATTCCAGACTCAGGTGGATCGCCGGCACATCCTTTACCGGGGACACCAGATAGCCCTGGGGCTGATGGAGAGTGA
- the SCRN2 gene encoding secernin-2 isoform X2 codes for MASLTPDTPCSCDCFVSVPPASAIPAVIFAKNSDRPRDEVQEVVFVPAAMHSPGSRLQCTYIEVEQVSKTHAVILSRPSWLWGAEMGANEHGVCIGNEAVWTKEPVGEGEALLGMDLLRLALERGSSAQEALHVITGLLERYGQGGSCREDPTPFCYHNTFLLADRTEAWVLETAGRLWAAQRIREGARNISNQLSIGTDISAEHPELRAHAQTQGWWDGQGTFDFAQVFSLTQQPVRMEAAKARFRIGRELLGQEQGGITAEVMMGILRNKESGICMDSGGFRTTASMVSILPRDPTQPCVHFFTATPDPSRSVFKPFIFGVGGAQAPQVLSPTFGAQDPARTLPRFQTQVDRRHILYRGHQIALGLMESEQDQGQQLRQKQRALEQEGLEAARGLLAGQRAPPPQEWGGLFQTFVERESQMYA; via the exons ATGGCATCATTGACCCCTGACACCCCATGTTCCTGCGACTGCTTTGTCTCGGTGCCCCCGGCCTCTGCCATCCCAGCCGTGATCTTTGCCAAGAACTCCGACCGACCCCGGGATGAGGTACAGGAGGTGGTGTTTGTACCTGCGGCCATGCACAGCCCTGGGAGCCGGCTCCAG TGCACCTACATTGAGGTGGAGCAGGTATCGAAGACGCATGCTGTGATCCTGAGCCGCCCTTCTTGGCTGTGGGGGGCCGAGATGGGTGCGAATGAGCATGGTGTCTGCATTGGCAACGAGGCCGTGTGGACCAAGGAGCCAGTTGGGGAGGGGGAGGCCCTGCTGGGCATGGACTTACTCAG ACTGGCTTTAGAACGGGGCAGCTCAGCCCAGGAAGCCTTGCATGTGATCACAGGCTTGCTGGAGCGCTATGGGCAGGGGGGCAGCTGCCGGGAGGACCCCACGCCATTCTGCTACCACAACACCTTCCTGCTGGCTGACCGGACTGAGGCGTGGGTGCTGGAGACAGCTGGGCGGCTGTGGGCTGCCCAGAGGATCCGGG AGGGGGCCCGGAACATCTCCAACCAGTTGAGCATTGGCACAGACATCTCAGCTGAGCACCCTGAGCTACGGGCCCATGCTCAGACCCAGGGCTGGTGGGATGGGCAGGGGACTTTTGACTTCGCCCAGGTCTTCTCCCTAACCCAGCAGCCTGTGCGCATGGAGGCTGCCAAGGCCCGCTTCCGGATCGGGCGGGAGCTGCTGGGGCAAGAGCAAG GGGGCATCACAGCAGAGGTGATGATGGGCATCCTTAGGAACAAGGAGAGTGGCATCTGTATGGATTCTGGAGGCTTCCGCACTACAGCCAGCATGGTGTCCATTCTGCCCCGGGACCCCACACAGCCCTGCGTCCACTTCTTCACAGCCACGCCAGACCCCTCCAG GTCAGTGTTTAAACCATTCATCTTTGGAGTGGGGGGAGCCCAGGCCCCCCAAGTGCTGTCCCCAACTTTTGGAGCACAGGACCCTGCTCGGACCCTGCCCCGATTCCAGACTCAGGTGGATCGCCGGCACATCCTTTACCGGGGACACCAGATAGCCCTGGGGCTGATGGAGAGTGAGCAG GATCAAGGGCAGCAGCTCCGGCAGAAACAGCGGGCCCTGGAGcaggaaggcctggaggctgcAAGGGGGCTGCTGGCCGGGCAGCGGGCCCCACCACCTCAGGAGTGGGGTGGGCTCTTCCAGACCTTTGTGGAGAGGGAGAGCCAGATGTATGCCTGA
- the LRRC46 gene encoding leucine-rich repeat-containing protein 46 isoform X2 — protein sequence MPGAKLAPTPKEGGICITEALITKRNLTFPEDDDLSEKMFHTLAELQTVRLDREGITFIRNLESLQNIHSLYLQSNKIQQIENLACIPSLRFLSLAGNRIKQVENLLNLPHLQFLDLSENLIETLKLDEFPQSLLILNLTGNSCTKQNGYRERVIGALPLLLDLDRQPVQERWASDEETASGDDDEEFPELSGPFYSERGFLKDLEQEITRHKEHRQQAALTEHLLRMETQPALTDLPLLPEEPMIGDSNPPVPPGQEKTPTEPTSSPQTYSATKIPCPLVSLGQQDTAQAQEGARTVTAPKAPLTGVPSTTKTMTKKIKN from the exons ATGCCTGGAG CTAAGCTTGCCCCGACTCCAAAGGAAGGGGGCATCTGCATCACTGAAGCCCTTATCACTAAGCGAAACTTGACATTTCCTGAGGACGACGATCTGTCTGAGAAGAT GTTTCACACCCTTGCTGAGCTGCAGACTGTCCGCCTGGATCGGGAGGGAATTACCTTTATCAGGAATTTGGAGAGCCTCCAGAATATTCACAGCCTCTATCTGCAATCG AATAAGATCCAGCAAATTGAGAACCTGGCCTGCATCCCCTCCTTGCG CTTCCTGTCTCTGGCAGGAAACCGCATCAAGCAGGTGGAAAACCTCCTGAACCTCCCACACCTCCAGTTTTTGGACCTTTCTGAGAACCTGATAGAAACGCTGAAGCTGG ATGAGTTCCCCCAGAGCCTTCTCATCCTCAACCTGACTGGAAACAGTTGCACCAAGCAGAATGGCTACAG GGAGCGAGTGATAGGAGCCCTGCCACTACTCCTGGACCTGGACAGGCAGCCTGTGCAGGAGCGCTGGGCCTCAGATGAGGAGACAGCTTCGGGTGATGACGATGAGGAGTTTCCAGAGCTGAGTGGCCCGTTCTACTCAGAGCGAG GCTTCCTCAAGGACCTGGAGCAGGAGATAACCAGGCACAAGGAGCACAGGCAGCAGGCAGCCCTGACAGAGCACCTCCTGAGGATGGAGACCCAGCCGGCACTTACAGACCTCCCCCTGCTGCCTGAGGAGCCCATGATCGGGGACAGCAACCCTCCTGTCCCTCCTGGGCAAGAGAAGACACCCACTGAGCCTACCTCCTCACCACAGACATACTCTGCCACCAAGATCCCTTGCCCTCTGGTCTCCCTTGGCCAGCAAGACACTGCCCAGGCACAGGAAGGAGCCAGGACAGTCACAGCCCCCAAGGCCCCCCTGACTGGGGTCCCCAGCACAACCAAAACTATGACCAAGAAAATCAAGAATTAA
- the SCRN2 gene encoding secernin-2 isoform X1, with the protein MGRTRPEAVEVAAGTELGFLEGERMASLTPDTPCSCDCFVSVPPASAIPAVIFAKNSDRPRDEVQEVVFVPAAMHSPGSRLQCTYIEVEQVSKTHAVILSRPSWLWGAEMGANEHGVCIGNEAVWTKEPVGEGEALLGMDLLRLALERGSSAQEALHVITGLLERYGQGGSCREDPTPFCYHNTFLLADRTEAWVLETAGRLWAAQRIREGARNISNQLSIGTDISAEHPELRAHAQTQGWWDGQGTFDFAQVFSLTQQPVRMEAAKARFRIGRELLGQEQGGITAEVMMGILRNKESGICMDSGGFRTTASMVSILPRDPTQPCVHFFTATPDPSRSVFKPFIFGVGGAQAPQVLSPTFGAQDPARTLPRFQTQVDRRHILYRGHQIALGLMESEQDQGQQLRQKQRALEQEGLEAARGLLAGQRAPPPQEWGGLFQTFVERESQMYA; encoded by the exons ATGGGTCGGACCAGACCCGAAGCGGTGGAGGTGGCGGCTGGGACAGAGCTGGGGTtcctggagggagagagg ATGGCATCATTGACCCCTGACACCCCATGTTCCTGCGACTGCTTTGTCTCGGTGCCCCCGGCCTCTGCCATCCCAGCCGTGATCTTTGCCAAGAACTCCGACCGACCCCGGGATGAGGTACAGGAGGTGGTGTTTGTACCTGCGGCCATGCACAGCCCTGGGAGCCGGCTCCAG TGCACCTACATTGAGGTGGAGCAGGTATCGAAGACGCATGCTGTGATCCTGAGCCGCCCTTCTTGGCTGTGGGGGGCCGAGATGGGTGCGAATGAGCATGGTGTCTGCATTGGCAACGAGGCCGTGTGGACCAAGGAGCCAGTTGGGGAGGGGGAGGCCCTGCTGGGCATGGACTTACTCAG ACTGGCTTTAGAACGGGGCAGCTCAGCCCAGGAAGCCTTGCATGTGATCACAGGCTTGCTGGAGCGCTATGGGCAGGGGGGCAGCTGCCGGGAGGACCCCACGCCATTCTGCTACCACAACACCTTCCTGCTGGCTGACCGGACTGAGGCGTGGGTGCTGGAGACAGCTGGGCGGCTGTGGGCTGCCCAGAGGATCCGGG AGGGGGCCCGGAACATCTCCAACCAGTTGAGCATTGGCACAGACATCTCAGCTGAGCACCCTGAGCTACGGGCCCATGCTCAGACCCAGGGCTGGTGGGATGGGCAGGGGACTTTTGACTTCGCCCAGGTCTTCTCCCTAACCCAGCAGCCTGTGCGCATGGAGGCTGCCAAGGCCCGCTTCCGGATCGGGCGGGAGCTGCTGGGGCAAGAGCAAG GGGGCATCACAGCAGAGGTGATGATGGGCATCCTTAGGAACAAGGAGAGTGGCATCTGTATGGATTCTGGAGGCTTCCGCACTACAGCCAGCATGGTGTCCATTCTGCCCCGGGACCCCACACAGCCCTGCGTCCACTTCTTCACAGCCACGCCAGACCCCTCCAG GTCAGTGTTTAAACCATTCATCTTTGGAGTGGGGGGAGCCCAGGCCCCCCAAGTGCTGTCCCCAACTTTTGGAGCACAGGACCCTGCTCGGACCCTGCCCCGATTCCAGACTCAGGTGGATCGCCGGCACATCCTTTACCGGGGACACCAGATAGCCCTGGGGCTGATGGAGAGTGAGCAG GATCAAGGGCAGCAGCTCCGGCAGAAACAGCGGGCCCTGGAGcaggaaggcctggaggctgcAAGGGGGCTGCTGGCCGGGCAGCGGGCCCCACCACCTCAGGAGTGGGGTGGGCTCTTCCAGACCTTTGTGGAGAGGGAGAGCCAGATGTATGCCTGA